The Miscanthus floridulus cultivar M001 chromosome 17, ASM1932011v1, whole genome shotgun sequence genome has a window encoding:
- the LOC136518088 gene encoding probable kinetochore protein SPC25 has protein sequence MSSSWSDLQQHLAAALRRQTPAAAAAPAGAGGGAPDRAAVAAAIQRQKAAQRARAATDAFAAKLAPARSLADQTFSRREQLKGLKDQLRDLQSQLSEAVALQSSKESKRKRATESILEATATNERLRSLVADSREKRDLRAAITSEELKALESLEAESKEDTERDENARKKALLWYDKFLGFRVIGGEGDVKFVYNKIDPQRREKEYSFRVSPSLQFIECDPHVKDIEELAKDLDLNKHLFKFARMAREKFQSSFMNGTLPISPVVSVETLPVSPVVGSDVSAAPLPSPVMSVSNRSEDAHNQTQSSSKKNVQLLPAKREATALSGVSPGVLRRSPRLEGMR, from the exons atgtcgtcgtcgtggtcCGACCTCCAGCAGCATTTGGCTGCCGCCCTCCGCCGTCagacccccgccgccgccgccgcgcctgctGGAGCCGGGGGAGGCGCGCCGGATCGggcggctgtggcggcggcgattCAGCGCCAAAAGGCCGCGCAACGCGCCAGGGCTGCGACGGACGCGTTCGCCGCGAAGCTCGCCCCGGCCCGGTCCCTCGCCGACCAGACCTTCTCGCGCCGAg AGCAGCTCAAGGGACTCAAGGATCAGCTCCGGGACCTCCAGTCGCAGCTCAGCGAGGCTGTCGCAC TTCAGTCGTCCAAGGAATCGAAACGCAAGCGTGCCACAGAGTCGATCTTGGAGGCCACGGCTACGAATGAGCGGCTCCGTAGCTTGGTGGCGGATTCCAGGGAGAAGAGGGACTTGCGTGCTGCAATCACATCCGAGGAACTTAAAG CTCTCGAATCACTTGAAGCAGAgagtaaagaagacaccgagaggGATGAGAATGCACGAAAAAAAGCTCTCCTCTGGTATGATAAGTTCCTCGGCTTCCGGGTTATAGGTGGAGAAGGAG ATGTGAAGTTTGTTTACAACAAGATTGACCCACAACGTCGAGAGAAGGAATACTCGTTTCGTGTAAGTCCGAGTTTACAAT TCATCGAATGTGATCCTCACGTCAAGGATATTGAGGAATTGGCGAAAGATTTGGATTTGAATAAACATCTATTCAAGTTTGCAAGAATGGCCAGAGAGAAATTCCAGTCTTCTTTCATGAATG GGACTCTTCCTATAAGCCCAGTTGTCTCCGTAGAGACTCTTCCTGTAAGTCCAGTCGTCGGTTCAGATGTCTCTGCTGCGCCACTCCCATCTCCTGTGATGTCAGTTAGCAACAGAAGTGAGGACGCTCACAATCAAACCCAATCCTCAAGCAAGAAAAATGTGCAGTTACTTCCTGCTAAGAGAGAAGCCACAGCCCTGTCAGGAGTGTCTCCTGGTGTTTTGCGTCGTTCCCCACGTCTCGAG GGAATGCGGTGA